A genomic region of Hippoglossus hippoglossus isolate fHipHip1 chromosome 8, fHipHip1.pri, whole genome shotgun sequence contains the following coding sequences:
- the rusf1 gene encoding RUS1 family protein C16orf58 homolog, with amino-acid sequence MEKDNELPLATERYGSAGSWRYLVKDGVVERRREEREGASTRNSIVGVFKSVFLPQGYPESVSDDYLQYQFWDTVQAFASSLSGTLATQASLRGVGVGNHEATVAAATVTWLLRDGTGMLGRILFAWQKGSKLDSEAKKWRLFADVLNDSAMFMEILAPYFPVCFTSIVCIAGIFKSIVGVAGGATRAALTVHQARRDNMADISAKDGSQETLVNLAGLLISLMLIPLVTNNPILTLSLFFLFTILHLFANYKAVRSVVMETFNEARLSIVLQQYLKDRRVLSPLEANQREPVFFDFRKTVPIRLGVRLQEIGQSPEDLQMVLTQKNMPYLLGVRNGCVCVCLGPEASVHDEIRAVCQAVWISSKLSPLASKEPATQQQQSHWEMVHESHKLMDTIFNPFLKGVEAAGWDTKRTLLDWDEWRVEWKSKSS; translated from the exons ATGGAGAAGGACAACGAGCTGCCTCTGGCCACAGAGAGATATGGCAGCGCAGGCTCCTGGAGGTACTTAGTGAAAGATGGAGTggtagagaggaggagagaagaacgTGAAGGTGCTTCTACAAGAAACTCTATTGTTGGAGTGTTTAAA AGTGTGTTTCTGCCTCAAGGCTACCCAGAGAGTGTCAGTGATGACTACCTGCAGTACCAGTTCTGGGATACAGTGCAG GCTTTCGCCAGCTCTCTGTCTGGGACCCTGGCCACTCAGGCGTCTCTCCGAGGGGTCGGTGTTGGAAACCATGAGGCCACGGTGGCTGCAGCCACCGTCACCTGGTTATTGAGAG ATGGGACGGGCATGCTGGGAAGAATCCTCTTCGCCTGGCAGAAAGG GAGTAAACTGGACTCTGAGGCCAAAAAGTGGAG GCTTTTTGCCGATGTGCTCAACGACAGTGCCATGTTCATGGAGATATTGGCTCCATActttcctgtttgtttcaccTCGATCGTGTGCATCGCTGGGATATTCAAG TCCATTGTTGGAGTTGCAGGTGGAGCGACCAGAGCTGCGCTGACGGTTCATCAGGCTCGCAGAGACAACATGGCCGACATCTCTGCCAAAGATGGTAGTCAG gaGACGTTGGTGAACTTGGCAGGACTGCTGATCAGCTTGATGCTCATTCCCCTCGTCACTAATAATCCAAT ACTGACTCTcagcctcttcttcctcttcaccatCCTCCACCTTTTTGCCAATTACAAGGCTGTGCGTTCGGTTGTCATGGAAACCTTCAATGAGGCACGGCTTTCAATCGTGTTGCAGCAGTACCTGAAAGACAGAAGAGTCCTGAGTCCACTAGAGGCCAATCAGAGAGAGCCAGTTTTCTTTG atTTTAGGAAAACGGTGCCAATTAGACTTGGAGTGAGGCTACAGGAGATTGGGCAAAG CCCAGAGGATCTTCAGATGGTTTTGACGCAAAAGAACATGCCTTACCTCTTAGGAGTGAGAAACG ggtgtgtgtgtgtttgtttgggacCAGAAGCATCGGTGCATGATGAAATCAGAGCCGTGTGTCAGGCTGTGTGGATCAGTAGCAAGTTGAGCCCTCTAGCTTCCAAAgaacctgctacacaacaacagcaaa gtcacTGGGAAATGGTGCATGAGAGTCACAAGCTGATGGACACTATTTTTAATCCGTTTCTCAAAG GTGTAGAAGCTGCAGGATGGGACACGAAACGAACTCTGCTGGACTGGGATGAGTGGAGGGTCGAGTGGAAATCTAAGAGCAGCTGA
- the zgc:153292 gene encoding uncharacterized protein zgc:153292 isoform X1: MGRYKCAYSCESSSESDVKFFKFPIYNPRKLKKWLVNMKWKDWTPSRFSVLCINHFEEQYIDRTGKSVKLKEDAVPTIFSSPDKTQTRKASIKPRSKRNKTHASQTDPGQSQATTPATAKRNVENKESRQTEEEPVGDKDSIKSDKWRIIVDEGLMKIESFPHFFHGDYCVPRDIQWAPDDNFSAECKDPENVIEVKEPWQWLGLDVRGPLPQTLNGHKYIVTVTDYYSKWVEAVPMQSCLPPHVAKHIVDIINHFGYPLRILSRLPHDIVHKINRELKDQLNVSVALVVYHQQTGTADLITQQLINRMVSDLVEEHAADWDVYLPAKVFSLCFKEHPLTKQRPFSMLCCRGLEPVQSPRGLDFAYSKIRESAFVVR, from the exons ATGGGGAGATATAAATGTGCCTACAGCTGCGAAAGCTCCAGTGAATCAGATGTAAAGTTTTTTAA GTTTCCTATTTACAATCCCCGGAAACTGAAGAAATGGCTCGTAAACATGAAGTGGAAGGACTGGACTCCGTCCCGCTTCTCTGTGCTGTGCATCAATCATTTTGAGGAGCAGTACATCGACAGAACAGGCAAAAGTGTGAAACTCAAAGAAGATGCAGTTCCCACCATATTTTCATCCCCTGACAAGACACAGACAAGGAAG GCTTCCATCAAACCCAGAAGTAAGAGAAACAAG ACACATGCCTCACAAACGGATCCTGGTCAGTCTCAAGCAACAACCCCTGCCACAGCAAAGAGAAATGTCGAGAACAAAGagagcagacaaacagaggaagagcCTGTGGG AGACAAAGACTCAATCAAATCTGACAAATGGAGGATTATAGTGGATGAAGGGCTGATGAAGATTGAGTCATTTCCCCATTTCTTCCATGGAGATTACTGCGTCCCACGG GATATTCAATGGGCTCCAGATGATAATTTCAGT gcAGAATGTAAAGATCCTGAAAATGTGATCGAG GTGAAGGAGCCGTGGCAGTGGCTTGGTCTTGATGTCAGAGGACCCCTGCCCCAAACACTGAACGGACACAAATACATCGTGACTGTGACGGATTACTACTCCAAGTGGGTGGAAGCTGTGCCAATGCAGTCGTGCCTCCCTCCGCATGTCGCAAAGCACATCGTGGACATCATCAACCACTTTGGATACCCACTCAGAATCCTCTCCAGGCTGCCTCATGACATAGTCCACAAA ATCAACAGAGAACTGAAAGATCAGCTGAACGTCAGCGTCGCTCTTGTCGTCTATCATCAGCAGACGGGCACCGCTGATTTGatcacacagcagctgattAACAG GATGGTCAGTGATCTGGTAGAAGAGCATGCAGCCGACTGGGACGTCTACCTGCCCGCCAAggttttcagtctgtgtttcaaAGAGCATCCACTGACCAAGCAGAGGCCCTTTTCCATGCTCTGCTGTAGAGGACTGGAGCCTGTCCAATCCCCGAGAGGACTGGAT TTTGCTTATTCCAAGATCCGAGAGAGTGCTTTCGTGGTGAGATAG
- the zgc:153292 gene encoding uncharacterized protein zgc:153292 isoform X2, whose amino-acid sequence MKWKDWTPSRFSVLCINHFEEQYIDRTGKSVKLKEDAVPTIFSSPDKTQTRKASIKPRSKRNKTHASQTDPGQSQATTPATAKRNVENKESRQTEEEPVGDKDSIKSDKWRIIVDEGLMKIESFPHFFHGDYCVPRDIQWAPDDNFSAECKDPENVIEVKEPWQWLGLDVRGPLPQTLNGHKYIVTVTDYYSKWVEAVPMQSCLPPHVAKHIVDIINHFGYPLRILSRLPHDIVHKINRELKDQLNVSVALVVYHQQTGTADLITQQLINRMVSDLVEEHAADWDVYLPAKVFSLCFKEHPLTKQRPFSMLCCRGLEPVQSPRGLDFAYSKIRESAFVVR is encoded by the exons ATGAAGTGGAAGGACTGGACTCCGTCCCGCTTCTCTGTGCTGTGCATCAATCATTTTGAGGAGCAGTACATCGACAGAACAGGCAAAAGTGTGAAACTCAAAGAAGATGCAGTTCCCACCATATTTTCATCCCCTGACAAGACACAGACAAGGAAG GCTTCCATCAAACCCAGAAGTAAGAGAAACAAG ACACATGCCTCACAAACGGATCCTGGTCAGTCTCAAGCAACAACCCCTGCCACAGCAAAGAGAAATGTCGAGAACAAAGagagcagacaaacagaggaagagcCTGTGGG AGACAAAGACTCAATCAAATCTGACAAATGGAGGATTATAGTGGATGAAGGGCTGATGAAGATTGAGTCATTTCCCCATTTCTTCCATGGAGATTACTGCGTCCCACGG GATATTCAATGGGCTCCAGATGATAATTTCAGT gcAGAATGTAAAGATCCTGAAAATGTGATCGAG GTGAAGGAGCCGTGGCAGTGGCTTGGTCTTGATGTCAGAGGACCCCTGCCCCAAACACTGAACGGACACAAATACATCGTGACTGTGACGGATTACTACTCCAAGTGGGTGGAAGCTGTGCCAATGCAGTCGTGCCTCCCTCCGCATGTCGCAAAGCACATCGTGGACATCATCAACCACTTTGGATACCCACTCAGAATCCTCTCCAGGCTGCCTCATGACATAGTCCACAAA ATCAACAGAGAACTGAAAGATCAGCTGAACGTCAGCGTCGCTCTTGTCGTCTATCATCAGCAGACGGGCACCGCTGATTTGatcacacagcagctgattAACAG GATGGTCAGTGATCTGGTAGAAGAGCATGCAGCCGACTGGGACGTCTACCTGCCCGCCAAggttttcagtctgtgtttcaaAGAGCATCCACTGACCAAGCAGAGGCCCTTTTCCATGCTCTGCTGTAGAGGACTGGAGCCTGTCCAATCCCCGAGAGGACTGGAT TTTGCTTATTCCAAGATCCGAGAGAGTGCTTTCGTGGTGAGATAG
- the elob gene encoding elongin-B, whose product MDVFLMIRRHKATIFTDAKESTTVYELKRIVEGILKRPPEDQRLYKDDVLLNDGQTLGNCGFTNQTARPQAPATVGLAFRLGDDSFEQLRIESFSTPPELPDVMKPQDSGSTANEQAVQ is encoded by the exons ATG GATGTGTTTCTCATGATCCGACGTCACAAGGCGACCATCTTCACAGATGCCAAAGAGTCTACCACAGTCTATGAACTGAAGCGCATTGTGGAAGGCATTTTAAAGAGGCCACCTGAAGATCAGAGGCTTTATAAG GATGACGTGCTGCTTAACGATGGTCAAACTCTTGGAAATTGTGGGTTCACAAATCAAACGGCCCGACCTCAGGCCCCAGCCACAGTGGGGTTAGCTTTCCGTCTGGGTG ATGATTCATTTGAGCAGCTGAGGATCGAGTCCTTCTCCACTCCCCCTGAGCTCCCTGACGTCATGAAGCCCCAGGACTCTGGCAGCACAGCCAACGAGCAGGCTGTACAGTGA
- the LOC117766840 gene encoding uncharacterized protein LOC117766840 gives MDASECVLSAGRAVLDMVGREWQPLSAGELEQRLDLAVEEILEAELLSEVRAQPPPAVYVHLLQTQPHVGPQVLHPAATACGPRVEETPAEPQERLESVDSAAVKYITDLLHRSKSQARLVGRARVSLSHTILLSLTLLSERVSYGSVSRRFLVEKGNIHKIFFSFCERVNTLKEMQIRWPVGEEAVDALFPISSQGKGQEDGEQSVPQVLGVLGHTRIPIRLPIGKHDVESTVPEVKRMKEEAHPDSWLNLELLCDRRGRFLHCRISKGSDVDRGSALRDKLKQHPELMPPGSCLVARAGYPLTAHILTPYVTSQGPREELYNKTLEEHFHILDQAVANLRARFQRLRYLDIGSYNRASAVVLTACVLHNAFLDMGWVVQGEVEREETITQEGEGDVDDEGVCRRDAITDLLLKSFES, from the exons ATGGACGCCAGTGAGTGTGTCTTATCGGCGGGGAGAGCCGTGCTGGACATGGTGGGGCGGGAGTGGCAGCCTCTCTCTGCGGGCGAGCTGGAGCAGCGGCTGGACCTGGCGGTGGAGGAGATCCTGGAGGCTGAGCTGTTGTCCGAGGTCAGAGCCCAGCCTCCTCCGGCTGTGTACGTACACTTACTGCAGACTCAACCACACGTGGGGCCCCAGGTCTTACACCCAGCGGCGACAGCATGCGGGCCCCGGGTGGAGGAGACACCCGCAGAGCCCCAGGAACGACTGGAGTCTGTGGACAGTGCAGCAGTGAAG tACATCACAGACCTGCTCCACAGATCCAAATCACAGGCTCGTTTGGTGGGTCGGGCTCGCGTCTCTCTGTCCCACACCATCCTGCTGTCCCTCACCCTGCTCTCCGAGCGTGTGAGCTACGGCTCAGTGTCCCGCCGCTTCCTCGTGGAGAAAGGAAACATCCACAAgatcttcttttctttctgtgagCGCGTCAACACGCTGAAGGAGATGCAAATCAGATGGCCAGTTG GTGAAGAGGCGGTGGACGCCCTTTTCCCGATTTCCAGTCAAGGGAAGGGGCAAGAAGACGGAGAGCAAAGTGTTCCTCAGGTGCTGGGAGTGCTGGGACACACTCGCATCCCTATCCGCCTGCCCATAGGGAAACATGACGTGGAGAGCACAGTGCCTGAGgtgaagaggatgaaggaggaggccCATCCAGACTCCTGGTTAAACCTTGAGCTTTTATGTGACCGCAGAGGCCGGTTCCTCCATTGCAGAATCAGTAAAGGATCAGACGTTGACAGAGGCAGTGCTCTCAGAGACAAACTTAAACAGCATCCTGAACTGATGCCTCCGGGCTCCTGCCTTGTAGCCAGAGCTGGCTACCCACTCACCGCTCACATACTAACTCCATATGTCACAAGTCAAGGCCCGAGAGAGGAGCTCTACAACAAGACGCTGGAGGAGCACTTTCACATTCTGGATCAGGCCGTTGCAAACCTGAGAGCCAGATTTCAGAGACTAAGGTATTTGGATATTGGGAGCTACAATCGAGCCAGCGCTGTTGTGCTGACCGCCTGTGTGTTGCACAATGCGTTTTTGGACATGGGATGGGTGGTTCAAggagaagtggagagagaggaaaccaTAACCcaagagggggagggggacgTGGATGATGAGGGCGTATGCAGACGTGACGCCATTACAGATTTGTTGTTGAAAAGCTTTGAGTCTTGA
- the si:dkey-66i24.7 gene encoding uncharacterized protein si:dkey-66i24.7 isoform X2: MEFQPLRSTPYKTGLHEFIWTMQATWHLINTRLEMDQDFDQPVCKKKKLWEMVAEKVNAKLRESEVTDVTVKAYECDLKWRNMLATYRKNAERAKRLGEARVHWEFFKAMHEVLGKRREEVEAQRRANLSGSKVGRVIASKKFIPILPTPAATATATATPCPARPPQDVLQLYMELQERKMNMWAQQKALEERKIEAINNLAQAISNLAQQNSTQLSKDGHLA; the protein is encoded by the exons ATGGAGTTCCAGCCGCTTCGGTCCACTCCCTACAAAACAGGCCTACATG AATTTATTTGGACAATGCAGGCCACTTGGCACCTCATCAACACCCGACTGGAAATGGATCAGGATTTTGACCAGCCAGTgtgtaagaaaaagaaactcTGGGAGATGGTGGCGGAAAAGGTAAATGCCAAACTGAGGGAGTCGGAGGTCACGGACGTCACTGTGAAGGCGTACGAGTGTGATCTCAAATGGAGAAACATGCTGGCCACCTACAGGAAGAACGCGGAACGAGCCAAGAGGCTCGGGGAGGCCAGGGTCCACTGGGAGTTCTTCAAGGCCATGCATGAGGTCCTGGGCaagagaagggaggaggtggaagcCCAGCGCAGAGCAAATCTCAGCGGGTCCAAAGTAGGAAGGGTCATAGCCAGCAAGAAGTTTATCCCTATCCTCCCCACACCTGCTGCaactgcaacagcaacagccaCACCCTGCCCTGCCCGGCCTCCACAGGACGTCCTGCAGCTGTacatggagctgcaggagaggaagatgaacaTGTGGGCCCAGCAGAAAGCCTTGGAAGAGAGGAAGATAGAGGCCATCAACAACCTGGCCCAGGCCATCTCCAACCTGGCTCAGCAGAACAGCACACAGCTGTCGAAGGACGGACATTTGGCCTGA
- the si:dkey-66i24.7 gene encoding uncharacterized protein si:dkey-66i24.7 isoform X1, whose amino-acid sequence MEVIETIVIQSAGQEEKEAVESSVDGDKTKAEFIWTMQATWHLINTRLEMDQDFDQPVCKKKKLWEMVAEKVNAKLRESEVTDVTVKAYECDLKWRNMLATYRKNAERAKRLGEARVHWEFFKAMHEVLGKRREEVEAQRRANLSGSKVGRVIASKKFIPILPTPAATATATATPCPARPPQDVLQLYMELQERKMNMWAQQKALEERKIEAINNLAQAISNLAQQNSTQLSKDGHLA is encoded by the exons ATGGAGGTGATCGAGACCATCGTGATACAGAGCGCtggacaggaggagaaggaggcggTGGAGTCCAGCGTGGACGGAGATAAAACTAAAGCAG AATTTATTTGGACAATGCAGGCCACTTGGCACCTCATCAACACCCGACTGGAAATGGATCAGGATTTTGACCAGCCAGTgtgtaagaaaaagaaactcTGGGAGATGGTGGCGGAAAAGGTAAATGCCAAACTGAGGGAGTCGGAGGTCACGGACGTCACTGTGAAGGCGTACGAGTGTGATCTCAAATGGAGAAACATGCTGGCCACCTACAGGAAGAACGCGGAACGAGCCAAGAGGCTCGGGGAGGCCAGGGTCCACTGGGAGTTCTTCAAGGCCATGCATGAGGTCCTGGGCaagagaagggaggaggtggaagcCCAGCGCAGAGCAAATCTCAGCGGGTCCAAAGTAGGAAGGGTCATAGCCAGCAAGAAGTTTATCCCTATCCTCCCCACACCTGCTGCaactgcaacagcaacagccaCACCCTGCCCTGCCCGGCCTCCACAGGACGTCCTGCAGCTGTacatggagctgcaggagaggaagatgaacaTGTGGGCCCAGCAGAAAGCCTTGGAAGAGAGGAAGATAGAGGCCATCAACAACCTGGCCCAGGCCATCTCCAACCTGGCTCAGCAGAACAGCACACAGCTGTCGAAGGACGGACATTTGGCCTGA
- the si:dkey-66i24.7 gene encoding uncharacterized protein si:dkey-66i24.7 isoform X3, translating into MQATWHLINTRLEMDQDFDQPVCKKKKLWEMVAEKVNAKLRESEVTDVTVKAYECDLKWRNMLATYRKNAERAKRLGEARVHWEFFKAMHEVLGKRREEVEAQRRANLSGSKVGRVIASKKFIPILPTPAATATATATPCPARPPQDVLQLYMELQERKMNMWAQQKALEERKIEAINNLAQAISNLAQQNSTQLSKDGHLA; encoded by the coding sequence ATGCAGGCCACTTGGCACCTCATCAACACCCGACTGGAAATGGATCAGGATTTTGACCAGCCAGTgtgtaagaaaaagaaactcTGGGAGATGGTGGCGGAAAAGGTAAATGCCAAACTGAGGGAGTCGGAGGTCACGGACGTCACTGTGAAGGCGTACGAGTGTGATCTCAAATGGAGAAACATGCTGGCCACCTACAGGAAGAACGCGGAACGAGCCAAGAGGCTCGGGGAGGCCAGGGTCCACTGGGAGTTCTTCAAGGCCATGCATGAGGTCCTGGGCaagagaagggaggaggtggaagcCCAGCGCAGAGCAAATCTCAGCGGGTCCAAAGTAGGAAGGGTCATAGCCAGCAAGAAGTTTATCCCTATCCTCCCCACACCTGCTGCaactgcaacagcaacagccaCACCCTGCCCTGCCCGGCCTCCACAGGACGTCCTGCAGCTGTacatggagctgcaggagaggaagatgaacaTGTGGGCCCAGCAGAAAGCCTTGGAAGAGAGGAAGATAGAGGCCATCAACAACCTGGCCCAGGCCATCTCCAACCTGGCTCAGCAGAACAGCACACAGCTGTCGAAGGACGGACATTTGGCCTGA